The following proteins are co-located in the Phocoena phocoena chromosome 1, mPhoPho1.1, whole genome shotgun sequence genome:
- the LOC136139634 gene encoding LOW QUALITY PROTEIN: olfactory receptor 10J3-like (The sequence of the model RefSeq protein was modified relative to this genomic sequence to represent the inferred CDS: inserted 1 base in 1 codon): MLSSLLSPHHPISIQGCATQLFFCLTFSINNCFLLTAMGYDCYVAICNPLQYSVIMGKESCIQXASGSLGIGLGMAIVQVTSVFGLPFCDAFVISHFFCDMRPLLKLACTDTTVNETINFVVSVFVLVLPMGLVFISYVLIISTILKIASAEGQKKAFDTCASHLTMVIIHYGCASVIYLKPKSQSFLGLDRLISMTYTVITPLLNPIVYSLRNKEVKDALCRTRGKSPSPLSEEVVEGLFFHFVNMY, from the exons ATGCTTTCTAGCCTCCTGAGTCCTCATCATCCCATTTCTATCCAAGGCTGTGCCACTCAGCTCTTCTTCTGTCTCACCTTTAGTATCAATAACTGCTTCCTGCTCACAGCCATGGGGTATGATTGCTATGTGGCCATCTGCAACCCACTACAGTATTCAGTCATCATGGGTAAAGAGTCCTGTATCC TGGCATCTGGGTCCCTGGGAATTGGCCTGGGTATGGCCATTGTACAGGTAACATCTGTTTTTGGCCTGCCCTTCTGTGATGCCTTTGTCATCTCTCACTTCTTCTGTGACATGAGACCCCTGCTGAAGCTGGCCTGCACAGACACCACTGTCAACGAGACTATCAACTTTGTTGTCAGTGTTTTTGTCCTTGTTCTACCCATGGGCCTGGTCTTCATCTCCTATGTCCTCATCATCTCCACCAtcctcaagattgcttcagcTGAGGGTCAGAAGAAGGCCTTTGACACCTGCGCCTCCCACCTCACAATGGTCATCATCCACTATGGCTGTGCCTCCGTCATTTACCTGAAGCCTAAGTCCCAGAGTTTCCTGGGGCTGGACAGACTCATCTCAATGACCTACACTGTCATCACTCCTCTGCTGAACCCCATCGTGTACAGCCTGAGGAACAAGGAGGTCAAAGATGCTCTGTGCAGAACCAGGGGCAAAAGCCCCTCTCCTCTTAGTGAGGAGGTCGTTGAaggccttttctttcattttgtaaatatgtattaa
- the LOC136139950 gene encoding signaling lymphocytic activation molecule-like: MGLNSELDFSISVLACLLASLALAFQVLLTAAARKALEVTGEGSTNCPVMILGQLGSSVLLPPTSDGISKSMNKSIHILVTMAESPGDTTKKKIVSLDLRKGDSPRHLENGYEFHPENLSLRILKSRKEDEGWYFMSLEENISVQHFCLQLKLYEQVSTPEIKVLNSSQENGNCSLMLACMVEKGDHVAYNWSEEAGTPLLSPTKNSHLLYLTLGPQDANNIYVCTVSNPISNGSQTFIPWSRCSLGSSAIQNVPVGSRKQSCMSAEFKECGPSCPRSNITLFTHKDKPLNLSKT; encoded by the exons ATGGGTTTGAACAGTGAGCTGGACTTTTCTATCTCTGTGCTGGCTTGCCTCCTGGCCAGTCTGGCCCTGGCATTTCAGGTTCTGCTGACAGCTGCTGCACGGAAAGCTTTGGAGGTCACTG GTGAGGGCTCAACGAATTGCCCAGTGATGATCCTTGGGCAGCTGGGAAGCAGTGTGCTGCTGCCCCCGACATCTGACGGGATAAGTAAGAGCATGAATAAGAGTATTCACATCCTTGTCACAATGGCAGAATCACCCGGAGACACCACCAAGAAGAAAATAGTGTCTCTGGATCTGCGGAAAGGTGACTCTCCACGCCATCTGGAGAATGGCTATGAGTTTCATCCAGAAAACCTGAGCCTGAGGATCCTGAAAAGCAGGAAGGAGGACGAGGGCTGGTACTTTATGAGCCTGGAGGAAAACATTTCAGTCCAGCACTTTTGCCTGCAGCTGAAGCTCTATG AGCAGGTCTCCACTCCGGAAATTAAGGTGTTGAATTCCAGCCAGGAGAACGGGAACTGTAGCCTGATGCTGGCCTGCATGGTGGAGAAGGGGGACCATGTAGCTTACAACTGGAGTGAGGAGGCGGGCACCCCCCTGCTGAGCCCCACCAAGAACTCCCACCTCCTGTATCTCACCCTTGGCCCTCAGGATGCCAACAACATCTACGTCTGCACCGTGAGCAACCCCATCAGCAATGGCTCTCAGACCTTCATCCCGTGGTCCAGATGCAGCCTCGGTTCCTCAG CTATTCAGAATGTGCCGGTGGGATCAAGAAAGCAGTCTTGCATGAGTGCGGAGTTTAAAGAATGTGGCCCCAGTTGTCCTAGATCCAATATTACCCTTTTTACTCACAAGGATAAGCCACTTAACCTGTCTAAGACTTAG